A genome region from Nicotiana tabacum cultivar K326 chromosome 13, ASM71507v2, whole genome shotgun sequence includes the following:
- the LOC142168399 gene encoding uncharacterized protein LOC142168399 yields the protein MSHDELFKETHIVKKKKEGDGDRWVEDQAETAYGRYQSNVKEFIRSQPAGELGEPIQPSDEDAERIWLEAVGGPKRGKVYGLPTKKFHRYRYGMQGIGDSSQGEELNRERLSAMRETVSKLTSELEAAKERESLRDAQFLDMQAQIRTLLSSGAFPLPRSRESSPEARPPRDRSSRPPRDRSSGPPRDRSSHPPQDRSLYRLVDESSSDGDNVVENTL from the exons atgagccatgatgagctattcaaggagacgcatattgtaaagaagaagaaagagggggatggagataggtgggtcgaggaccaggcagagactgcatat ggtcgtTACCAAAGTAACGTGAAGGAATTCATTCGTAGTCAGCCAGCTGGTGAATTGGGCGAGCCAATCCagccttcggacgaggatgctgaaaggaTATGGTTGGAggctgttggcggtccaaaacgggggaaggtatacgggcttcctacaaAAAAATTCCATCGCTATAGGtatggaatgcaaggaataggggATTCCTCACAGGGCGaggaacttaatagggagagACTCTCggctatgcgggagacagtgtCAAAGcttacatccgagctagaagcagccaaggaaagagaaagtcttagagatgctcaattccttgatatgcaagctcagatcagaactctcctttctagtggagcttttccgttgccccggtctcgtgagtcatcgccagaggctcgacctccacgtgatcgttcctcccgtcctcctcgtgatcgttcctccggTCCTCCCCGTGACCGTTCTTCCCatcctccacaagaccgttctctataccgtcttgtagatgaaagttcatcagatggTGATAATGTTGTAGAAAACACCCTTTGA